One genomic window of Streptomyces sp. NBC_01276 includes the following:
- a CDS encoding amino acid permease, with the protein MSTTTTLQKAGDPTGEPGSAKPSDGLKAGLKNRHLSMIAIGGVIGAGLFVGSGGGIAKAGPAILLSYLLVGAMVVFVMRMLGEMAAASPNSGSFSAYADRALGRWAGFSIGWLYWFFWVVVLAVEATAGAKILEGWVPAVPQWGWALIVMAVLTVTNLGSVASYGEFEFWFAGIKVVAIGAFVIVGMLAVFGVLPGSDNPGAGFAHLTDTGGFMPNGWGSVLTGVLMVVFSFMGSEIVTLAAGESEDPRRAVTKATNSVIWRIGVFYLGSIFIVLTLLPWNDKSIVDKGSYVAALDSIGIAHAGQIMNVIVLTAVLSCLNSGMYTASRMAFSLGERGDAPKAFAKVSKRGVPVAAILGSVVFGFAAVYFNYTSPDTVFNFLLNSSGAIALFVWLVICLTQLRMRGILMREAPEKVTVKMWLFPYLTWATAAMITFVLGYMVYDKDNRETVMLSLLVAAVVVVIGVLRSALRRKDAVEAVADASVDA; encoded by the coding sequence ATGAGCACCACGACGACCCTTCAGAAGGCAGGCGACCCGACCGGTGAACCCGGATCCGCCAAGCCCTCCGACGGTCTGAAGGCCGGTCTCAAGAACCGGCACCTGTCCATGATCGCCATTGGCGGCGTCATCGGCGCCGGCCTCTTCGTCGGCTCCGGCGGAGGCATCGCCAAGGCCGGTCCGGCCATCCTCCTGTCCTACCTGCTCGTCGGCGCCATGGTCGTCTTCGTCATGCGGATGCTGGGTGAGATGGCCGCCGCGAGCCCGAACTCGGGCTCCTTCTCCGCCTACGCCGACCGGGCGCTGGGCCGCTGGGCCGGCTTCTCCATCGGCTGGCTCTACTGGTTCTTCTGGGTCGTCGTGCTGGCCGTCGAGGCCACCGCGGGCGCGAAGATCCTCGAAGGCTGGGTCCCGGCCGTCCCGCAGTGGGGCTGGGCCCTGATCGTCATGGCGGTCCTGACCGTCACGAACCTCGGCTCGGTCGCCTCCTACGGCGAGTTCGAGTTCTGGTTCGCGGGCATCAAGGTCGTCGCCATCGGCGCCTTCGTGATCGTCGGCATGCTCGCCGTCTTCGGCGTGCTGCCGGGCTCGGACAACCCGGGCGCGGGCTTCGCACACCTGACGGACACCGGCGGCTTCATGCCGAACGGCTGGGGCTCGGTCCTCACCGGCGTGCTGATGGTCGTCTTCTCCTTCATGGGCAGCGAGATCGTCACCCTGGCCGCCGGCGAGTCCGAGGACCCGCGCCGCGCCGTCACCAAGGCCACCAACTCGGTGATCTGGCGCATCGGCGTCTTCTACCTGGGCTCGATCTTCATCGTCCTCACGCTGCTGCCGTGGAACGACAAGTCGATCGTCGACAAGGGCTCCTACGTCGCCGCCCTGGACTCGATCGGCATCGCGCACGCCGGTCAGATCATGAACGTGATCGTCCTGACGGCCGTCCTGTCCTGCCTGAACTCGGGCATGTACACCGCCTCGCGCATGGCCTTCTCGCTCGGTGAGCGCGGCGACGCGCCCAAGGCCTTCGCCAAGGTCAGCAAGCGGGGCGTGCCGGTGGCCGCCATCCTCGGCTCGGTCGTCTTCGGCTTCGCCGCGGTCTACTTCAACTACACCTCCCCCGACACGGTCTTCAACTTCCTGCTGAACTCCTCGGGAGCGATCGCGCTCTTCGTGTGGCTGGTGATCTGCCTGACCCAGCTGCGGATGCGCGGGATCCTGATGCGCGAGGCGCCGGAGAAGGTCACGGTGAAGATGTGGCTCTTCCCGTACCTGACCTGGGCCACCGCCGCGATGATCACCTTCGTCCTGGGCTACATGGTCTACGACAAGGACAACCGCGAGACCGTCATGCTCTCGCTGCTGGTCGCCGCCGTCGTCGTGGTGATCGGCGTGCTCCGCTCGGCGCTGCGCCGCAAGGACGCCGTCGAGGCCGTCGCCGACGCCTCCGTCGACGCCTAG
- a CDS encoding ribose-5-phosphate isomerase gives MRVYLGSDHAGFELKNHLVDWLKNNGHEPVDCGPHIYDEVDDYPPFCLRAAERTAADEDSLGIVIGGSGNGEQIAANKVKGIRAILAWSVQTAELGREHNNANVISVGGRMHTQDEVVAFIDAFLKTPYSGAERHTRRIDMLTAYEQTGELPPIPAHHPQDQ, from the coding sequence ATGCGCGTGTATCTCGGATCCGACCATGCCGGCTTTGAGCTCAAGAACCACCTGGTGGACTGGCTCAAGAACAACGGCCACGAGCCCGTCGACTGCGGGCCCCACATCTACGACGAGGTGGACGACTACCCGCCCTTCTGCCTCCGCGCCGCCGAGCGGACCGCCGCGGACGAGGACAGCCTCGGCATCGTGATCGGCGGCTCCGGCAACGGCGAGCAGATCGCCGCCAACAAGGTCAAGGGCATCCGCGCCATCCTGGCCTGGAGCGTCCAGACGGCCGAGCTGGGCCGCGAGCACAACAACGCCAACGTCATCTCCGTCGGCGGCCGCATGCACACCCAGGACGAGGTCGTCGCCTTCATCGACGCCTTCCTGAAGACCCCGTACTCCGGAGCGGAGCGCCACACCCGCCGCATCGACATGCTCACCGCCTACGAGCAGACCGGCGAGCTCCCCCCGATCCCCGCCCACCACCCGCAGGACCAGTAG
- a CDS encoding Fpg/Nei family DNA glycosylase yields MPEGHTIHRLAQDHTERFAARTVRVSSPQGRFAESAALLDGRELESAEAHGKHLFLELGDAWIHIHLGLFGKLGFGPAPAPPATDTVRLRLLNEEHYADLRGPTACAVVAEGEKKAIHDRLGPDPLRPADDPDRAWRRISRSRTTVAALLMDQKVVAGVGNVYRAEVLFRHGIDPYRLGKDLARSEWDAIWTDLVALMREGVRNNRIDTVRDEHLPEAMGRPPRVDDHGGEVYVYRRAAMPCHVCGSEIRTAGLAARNLFWCPGCQSR; encoded by the coding sequence GTGCCCGAGGGGCATACGATCCACCGCCTCGCCCAGGACCACACCGAGCGCTTCGCCGCCCGGACGGTCCGGGTCAGCAGCCCCCAGGGCCGGTTCGCCGAGAGCGCGGCCCTCCTCGACGGGCGCGAGCTGGAGAGCGCCGAGGCCCACGGCAAGCACCTCTTCCTGGAACTCGGCGACGCCTGGATCCACATCCATCTCGGCCTCTTCGGCAAGCTCGGCTTCGGCCCCGCCCCGGCCCCTCCGGCCACCGACACGGTCCGGCTGCGGCTGCTGAACGAGGAGCACTACGCCGACCTGCGCGGCCCCACCGCGTGCGCCGTCGTCGCCGAGGGCGAGAAGAAGGCGATACACGACCGGCTCGGCCCCGACCCGCTGCGCCCGGCCGACGACCCGGACCGCGCCTGGAGGCGGATCTCCCGCTCCCGCACCACCGTCGCCGCCCTGCTCATGGACCAGAAGGTCGTCGCGGGCGTCGGCAACGTCTACCGAGCCGAGGTCCTCTTCCGGCACGGCATCGACCCGTACCGGCTCGGCAAGGACCTCGCGCGGAGCGAGTGGGACGCGATCTGGACCGACCTCGTGGCGCTGATGCGCGAGGGCGTGCGGAACAACCGGATCGACACCGTCCGCGACGAGCACCTGCCCGAGGCGATGGGCCGCCCGCCGCGCGTGGACGACCACGGCGGCGAGGTGTACGTCTACCGGCGCGCCGCCATGCCCTGCCACGTCTGCGGGAGCGAGATCCGCACCGCCGGCCTCGCCGCCCGCAACCTCTTCTGGTGCCCCGGCTGCCAGTCCCGCTGA
- a CDS encoding GNAT family N-acetyltransferase: MALEMRVLSMDDWDVWFDHLELAFGGVPESPQHRKTFRSLTEPERSLGVWDGENCVGSASAFSFRLSVPGGGAPVPAAGVTMVGVAPTHRRHGVLTSLMRRQLDDVRAGGEPIAVLTASDPAIYGRFGYGTATYALSVDVDTTRVRLSVPPGTDDVRLRLVDPEKALPDCERVYARLVARRPGMPARQPGWDLKTLLDPEGHRGGASPLKCVVAEDADGEVVGYARYRVAPDWEQSGSDGKVQVQDVDALHPAAYAALWRYLFGIDLTWSVRAFGRPVDDPLLHLVSDIRRIRTRQRDSLHVRLVDLPAALGARAYGAPLDAVLEVEDAFCPWNAGRWRLTAGADGAVRCERTEDGADLALSVRELGSAYLGGITLASLAAAGLVRELRPGALTRASRAFAGDVAPWLPHGF; encoded by the coding sequence ATGGCTCTTGAGATGCGCGTTTTGTCAATGGATGACTGGGACGTCTGGTTCGATCATCTGGAACTGGCGTTCGGCGGCGTGCCCGAATCCCCGCAGCACCGCAAGACCTTCCGGTCCCTGACCGAGCCGGAACGTTCACTCGGCGTGTGGGACGGTGAGAACTGCGTCGGCTCGGCCTCGGCCTTCAGTTTCCGGCTCTCGGTGCCGGGCGGCGGCGCGCCGGTTCCGGCGGCCGGCGTGACGATGGTGGGCGTCGCCCCGACGCACCGCCGCCACGGGGTGCTCACCTCGCTGATGCGGCGCCAATTGGACGACGTCCGTGCGGGTGGCGAGCCGATCGCCGTGCTGACGGCCTCGGATCCGGCGATCTACGGACGCTTCGGCTACGGCACCGCCACCTACGCCCTCTCCGTGGACGTCGACACGACCCGGGTGCGACTCTCCGTGCCCCCGGGGACGGACGACGTACGGCTGCGCCTGGTCGACCCGGAGAAGGCCCTGCCCGACTGCGAGCGGGTCTACGCCCGGCTGGTCGCCCGGCGTCCCGGCATGCCGGCCCGGCAGCCCGGCTGGGACCTCAAGACGCTGCTCGACCCGGAGGGGCACCGGGGCGGGGCCTCGCCGCTGAAGTGCGTGGTGGCCGAGGACGCGGACGGCGAGGTCGTCGGATACGCCCGTTACCGGGTCGCGCCGGACTGGGAGCAGAGCGGCTCGGACGGCAAGGTCCAGGTCCAGGACGTGGACGCGCTGCACCCGGCGGCGTACGCGGCGCTGTGGCGCTACCTCTTCGGGATCGACCTCACCTGGAGCGTGCGCGCGTTCGGGCGGCCGGTGGACGATCCGCTGCTGCACCTGGTCAGCGACATCCGGCGGATCCGGACGCGGCAGCGGGACTCGCTGCACGTGCGGCTGGTGGACCTGCCGGCGGCGCTCGGTGCGCGGGCCTACGGGGCCCCGCTGGACGCGGTCCTGGAGGTCGAGGACGCCTTCTGCCCGTGGAACGCGGGCCGGTGGCGGCTGACGGCGGGCGCGGACGGCGCGGTGCGGTGCGAGCGGACCGAGGACGGGGCGGACCTGGCGCTGTCGGTCCGGGAGCTGGGCTCGGCGTACCTCGGCGGGATCACCCTGGCCTCGCTGGCGGCGGCGGGCCTGGTGCGCGAGCTGCGTCCGGGCGCCCTGACGCGGGCTTCCCGCGCCTTCGCCGGGGACGTCGCGCCCTGGCTCCCGCACGGCTTCTAG
- a CDS encoding PP2C family protein-serine/threonine phosphatase encodes MAGARVETLMARTRMLWHRARTALRKSAVDYFRGDASDWLAFAGLLLTVPAIACGTMMLPVWFSPSALVLPIVAGGLLLRPASLIALYAASATALIVEALVLGPYTEGPARVTPGTVLVVAACGFFGLVIAQFRSRVGVPWRRGGTMLFDLRERIRVQSKLPALPRGWHREMALRPAGGQSFSGDFVVAARTDGGRTLEIVLTDVSGKGMEAGSRALLLSGAFGGLLGALPHRDFLPAANGYLLRQDWDEGFATSIHLVLDLETGDYELLSAGHLPALQLSAGTGRWREVTGEGPLLGVYDGAEFTPARGNLRRGDVLMLFTDGLVETAEREISEGIDRLTGEADRYVAAGWEGAAWHLIEKVAKDVNDDRALLLIRRSP; translated from the coding sequence ATGGCCGGAGCACGTGTGGAGACGCTCATGGCCCGGACGCGCATGCTGTGGCACCGGGCCCGCACAGCGCTGCGCAAATCCGCCGTCGACTACTTCCGCGGCGACGCCTCCGACTGGCTCGCCTTCGCCGGACTCCTGCTGACCGTCCCCGCCATCGCCTGCGGCACCATGATGCTGCCGGTCTGGTTCTCCCCGTCGGCCCTGGTCCTGCCCATCGTGGCCGGTGGCCTGCTGCTGCGGCCCGCGAGCCTGATCGCCCTCTACGCCGCCTCCGCGACCGCCCTGATCGTCGAGGCCCTGGTGCTCGGCCCGTACACCGAAGGGCCCGCCCGGGTCACCCCGGGAACCGTCCTGGTGGTCGCCGCCTGCGGCTTCTTCGGGCTGGTCATCGCCCAGTTCCGCAGCCGCGTCGGCGTGCCCTGGCGGCGCGGCGGCACCATGCTCTTCGACCTGCGCGAACGGATCCGGGTCCAGAGCAAGCTGCCCGCCCTGCCGCGGGGCTGGCACCGCGAGATGGCCCTGAGGCCGGCCGGGGGCCAGTCCTTCTCCGGCGACTTCGTGGTCGCCGCCCGCACCGACGGCGGCCGCACCCTGGAGATCGTCCTCACCGACGTCTCCGGCAAGGGCATGGAGGCGGGCTCGCGGGCCCTCCTGCTCAGCGGGGCCTTCGGCGGCCTCCTCGGCGCCCTCCCGCACCGGGACTTCCTCCCCGCCGCCAACGGCTACCTGCTGCGCCAGGACTGGGACGAGGGCTTCGCCACCTCCATCCACCTCGTCCTGGACCTGGAGACCGGCGACTACGAACTGCTCTCCGCCGGCCACCTCCCCGCCCTCCAGCTCTCCGCCGGCACCGGCCGCTGGCGGGAGGTCACCGGGGAGGGACCGCTGCTCGGCGTCTACGACGGCGCGGAGTTCACCCCGGCCCGGGGCAACCTGCGGCGGGGCGACGTCCTGATGCTGTTCACCGACGGGCTCGTCGAGACGGCGGAGCGAGAGATCAGCGAGGGCATCGACCGCCTCACGGGCGAGGCCGACCGCTACGTCGCCGCGGGGTGGGAGGGCGCGGCGTGGCACCTGATCGAGAAGGTGGCCAAGGACGTCAACGACGACCGCGCCCTCCTCCTCATCCGCCGCTCCCCCTGA
- a CDS encoding aspartate aminotransferase family protein has product MDRTLAADLARLPDLLDATRRAATEALAALDARPVVPAAAAAAPPAPEPLPEHGSGTEAALEAFRSRWALRFSASAGPRYLGFVTGGATPAALAGDWLTAAHDQNSNSAFDGAGQHLERETTGWLRGLFGLSDAHTGTFVSGATMSNTVGLAIAREWLGERLGVSPAEDGAAALGPVRVLSGAPHSSIAKALSVLGLGRASLVRVPTLPGREAVDPAALDRALADGSGPAVVVANAGTVNTVDFDDLPALDALRPRHDFWLHTDAAFGAFAALSPRHAHLTAGLDASDSVCVDLHKWLNVPYDSAVQFTRRRDLQTRVFQNSAAYLGPLGDDPDLVHLTPENSHRLRALAAWFTLRAYGRAGHREIVERDVDCARALAEEVEREPALRLLAPVRLNVVCFTLATAPTPERLTALHEAAGAEVFVTPTVYGGTPALRAAFSNWRTTQADVRRAAQALRTAAKGIA; this is encoded by the coding sequence ATGGACCGCACCCTCGCCGCCGATCTGGCCCGTCTGCCCGACCTCCTCGACGCCACCCGCCGCGCCGCCACCGAGGCCCTCGCCGCGCTCGACGCGCGGCCCGTCGTACCGGCCGCCGCGGCCGCCGCCCCGCCCGCCCCCGAGCCGCTGCCCGAGCACGGCAGCGGCACCGAGGCGGCCCTGGAGGCCTTCCGGTCCCGCTGGGCCCTCCGGTTCTCGGCCTCCGCCGGCCCCCGCTACCTCGGCTTCGTCACCGGCGGAGCCACCCCCGCCGCCCTCGCCGGCGACTGGCTGACCGCCGCCCACGACCAGAACTCCAACTCCGCCTTCGACGGTGCGGGCCAGCACCTCGAACGCGAGACCACCGGCTGGCTGCGCGGCCTCTTCGGCCTCTCCGACGCCCACACCGGCACCTTCGTCAGCGGCGCCACCATGTCCAACACCGTCGGCCTGGCCATCGCCCGCGAATGGCTCGGCGAACGCCTCGGCGTCTCCCCGGCCGAGGACGGCGCGGCGGCCCTCGGGCCCGTCCGCGTCCTGTCCGGCGCTCCGCACTCCTCCATCGCCAAGGCCCTCTCCGTCCTCGGTCTCGGCCGGGCGAGTCTCGTACGGGTCCCCACGCTCCCCGGCCGGGAGGCCGTCGACCCCGCCGCGCTCGACCGCGCGCTCGCCGACGGCTCCGGACCGGCCGTGGTCGTCGCCAACGCCGGCACCGTCAACACCGTCGACTTCGACGACCTCCCCGCCCTCGACGCCCTGCGCCCCCGCCACGACTTCTGGCTGCACACCGACGCCGCCTTCGGCGCCTTCGCCGCCCTCTCCCCGCGCCACGCCCACCTCACCGCCGGCCTCGACGCCTCCGACTCCGTCTGCGTCGACCTGCACAAGTGGCTCAACGTCCCCTACGACAGCGCCGTCCAGTTCACCCGCCGCCGCGACCTGCAGACCCGTGTCTTCCAGAACTCCGCGGCCTACCTCGGCCCCCTCGGCGACGACCCCGACCTCGTCCACCTCACCCCCGAGAACTCCCACCGGCTGCGGGCGCTGGCCGCCTGGTTCACGCTCCGCGCCTACGGCCGCGCGGGCCACCGCGAGATCGTCGAACGCGACGTCGACTGCGCCCGCGCCCTCGCCGAGGAAGTGGAACGCGAACCGGCCCTGCGCCTGCTCGCCCCGGTCCGGCTCAACGTCGTCTGCTTCACCCTCGCCACCGCCCCCACCCCCGAACGCCTGACCGCCCTGCACGAGGCCGCCGGCGCCGAGGTCTTCGTGACCCCCACCGTCTACGGGGGAACCCCCGCCCTGCGCGCGGCGTTCTCCAACTGGCGTACCACGCAGGCGGATGTGCGCCGGGCCGCCCAGGCCCTCCGAACGGCAGCGAAGGGGATCGCATGA
- a CDS encoding HD domain-containing protein, which produces MTQQPLTLLEVEALARGAHEGQTDKAGRPYAEHLAAVAEGVRLRGGTPAQQAAAWLHDAVEDEALTPAELAATPVPQEVKAMVLALTKRPGEPVEEYAARILATPGAALVKEADLAHNADPVRLSVLDAPTRDRLTAKYAYVRSLLGITTP; this is translated from the coding sequence ATGACACAGCAACCGCTGACCCTCCTGGAGGTCGAAGCCCTCGCCCGCGGGGCGCACGAGGGCCAGACCGACAAGGCCGGCCGGCCCTACGCCGAGCACCTCGCGGCCGTGGCCGAGGGCGTCCGCCTGCGCGGCGGCACCCCGGCGCAGCAGGCGGCGGCCTGGCTCCACGACGCCGTCGAGGACGAGGCCCTCACCCCCGCCGAGCTCGCCGCCACGCCTGTCCCGCAGGAGGTCAAGGCCATGGTGCTGGCCCTCACCAAACGCCCCGGGGAGCCGGTGGAGGAGTACGCGGCCCGCATCCTCGCCACCCCCGGCGCGGCCCTCGTCAAGGAGGCCGACCTCGCGCACAACGCCGACCCCGTACGCCTCTCCGTACTGGACGCCCCCACCCGCGACCGGCTGACCGCGAAGTACGCGTACGTGCGCTCCCTCCTCGGCATCACCACCCCGTGA
- a CDS encoding GntR family transcriptional regulator — protein sequence MPEQPPYLRIADVLRQRIAEHEWTAGDRLPSRAQIAEECGVGENVVRRAQELLISQGVLEGRAGSGTYVAEPRRRVRVVRSSAREQPGGSPFRADMQALGKQGNWESRTEAKVPAPGEIAARLGIAEGELCVRTVYEFLADGRPVQLSTSWEPYELTAGTLVVLPEGGPHAGVGVVNRMAAIGISVSHAVEQPEPRQATAEEASLLGIQKAALVTHIRRTYYSDQGQPVETADIVIPAALCEIVYEIPVSR from the coding sequence ATGCCTGAGCAGCCGCCTTATCTCCGCATCGCCGACGTCCTGCGGCAGCGGATCGCGGAGCACGAGTGGACGGCCGGCGATCGACTGCCGTCGCGCGCCCAGATCGCCGAGGAGTGCGGTGTGGGCGAGAACGTGGTCCGCCGGGCGCAGGAGTTGCTGATCTCCCAGGGTGTGCTTGAGGGGCGGGCGGGTTCGGGTACGTACGTCGCGGAGCCTCGGCGGCGTGTGCGGGTGGTTCGGTCCTCGGCGCGTGAGCAGCCCGGCGGTTCTCCGTTCCGGGCAGACATGCAGGCCTTGGGCAAGCAGGGCAACTGGGAGAGCCGGACCGAAGCGAAGGTGCCGGCCCCGGGCGAGATTGCGGCGCGGCTCGGGATTGCCGAGGGCGAGCTGTGCGTCCGGACCGTTTACGAGTTCCTCGCTGACGGTCGGCCGGTGCAGTTGTCGACGAGTTGGGAGCCGTACGAGCTCACCGCGGGCACGCTAGTCGTCCTGCCAGAGGGCGGGCCGCATGCGGGGGTTGGCGTCGTGAACCGGATGGCCGCGATCGGGATCAGCGTCAGCCATGCCGTGGAGCAACCGGAGCCGCGGCAGGCGACCGCCGAGGAGGCATCACTCCTCGGGATCCAGAAGGCCGCACTGGTTACGCACATCCGGCGGACGTACTACAGCGACCAGGGGCAGCCCGTGGAGACTGCGGACATCGTCATCCCCGCCGCGCTCTGCGAGATCGTCTACGAGATCCCTGTCAGCCGCTAG